In one Argonema galeatum A003/A1 genomic region, the following are encoded:
- a CDS encoding GAF domain-containing sensor histidine kinase, translating to MVNPENSLFCRLNGLTPQTREQQRLLALAESGLLEADTIPIFDEATQTAAHFLDAPICILGIMDKDRQWFKSAVGLSRLGLMNQLAASRQLLRHESFCTYVVDSHKVLAISDAIALPLFAKSLLVQHYGIRAYLGVPLLTSTGHCLGTLAVMERMPRSFTDKEVEFLELMARWIMSEFERSRLLKDTTPGVLVNLSTQMTSTDSPREELDTNQIQVKLLGQLTQELRTPLTSVMGMASVLGREIYGPLTTKQKEYVEIIQHSGQYLLSLVNEILALGSLDSGNTKLNVTAVDIEMLCQQAIATLEESANRRGQQIRLSVEPGNRIWQLDKDKVRQMLYHLVSSVMQTVDAGSIVRIHISRKLAGLNIAIWVSHPWLGDGLPNLDPYFYKSSFASVTSYSEDLPYEKDAEYREPPSLLPFEEADRTDLSKSDEKALIAAQQPEPVQNNIFNQSSENLGLLLSCHLAQIHGGQISIQGSQESGFRYVVNLPMLTEAEPNL from the coding sequence TGGTAAACCCTGAAAACAGTCTCTTTTGCCGTCTAAATGGTTTGACACCTCAAACACGAGAACAACAACGCCTCCTAGCCTTGGCAGAGTCGGGATTGCTGGAAGCAGACACGATTCCAATTTTCGATGAAGCGACTCAGACAGCCGCCCATTTTTTGGATGCACCCATTTGCATTTTGGGCATTATGGACAAAGACCGCCAATGGTTTAAGTCTGCTGTCGGGTTATCCAGGTTAGGGTTGATGAATCAGCTGGCAGCATCGCGTCAATTGTTGCGCCATGAATCTTTCTGCACTTATGTGGTAGACAGTCATAAGGTCTTGGCGATTAGCGATGCGATCGCCCTGCCACTTTTTGCTAAAAGTTTATTAGTTCAGCATTATGGTATCCGCGCCTACTTGGGAGTGCCGTTATTAACATCTACCGGACATTGCCTGGGTACGCTTGCGGTGATGGAACGGATGCCGCGTTCCTTTACCGATAAGGAAGTTGAGTTTTTGGAACTCATGGCCCGCTGGATTATGAGTGAATTTGAGCGCAGTCGTCTCCTCAAAGATACTACTCCAGGGGTACTGGTCAATCTCAGCACGCAAATGACCTCGACCGATTCACCAAGGGAGGAACTTGACACCAATCAAATTCAAGTTAAATTGCTGGGGCAACTGACCCAGGAACTGCGGACACCGCTGACGTCAGTTATGGGGATGGCTAGCGTTCTGGGCCGGGAGATTTATGGGCCGCTGACGACCAAACAGAAAGAATATGTGGAGATTATCCAGCATAGCGGTCAGTATTTACTGTCCCTGGTAAACGAAATATTGGCACTCGGATCGCTGGACTCCGGTAATACAAAACTGAATGTCACTGCTGTTGATATAGAAATGCTGTGCCAGCAGGCGATCGCTACTCTAGAAGAAAGTGCCAATCGCCGAGGGCAACAGATTCGTCTTTCCGTAGAACCTGGAAATCGCATCTGGCAACTGGACAAGGACAAAGTCCGACAAATGCTTTATCACTTGGTATCAAGTGTGATGCAAACGGTTGATGCTGGTAGTATTGTTCGCATTCATATCTCTCGCAAGCTTGCAGGATTAAACATTGCTATTTGGGTTTCTCACCCCTGGCTGGGAGATGGCCTCCCCAATTTAGACCCCTACTTTTACAAATCATCGTTTGCATCTGTGACAAGTTACTCGGAAGATCTACCCTATGAGAAGGATGCTGAGTATAGGGAGCCACCATCGTTGCTACCTTTTGAAGAAGCCGATCGAACTGACTTAAGTAAATCTGATGAAAAAGCTCTGATTGCTGCCCAGCAGCCAGAACCTGTCCAGAATAATATATTCAATCAATCTTCTGAAAACTTGGGGCTACTGCTCAGCTGTCACTTGGCTCAAATACATGGTGGACAAATCTCTATCCAAGGCTCACAAGAGTCTGGATTTAGATATGTTGTGAACTTGCCAATGCTAACAGAAGCCGAGCCAAACCTCTAA
- the smpB gene encoding SsrA-binding protein SmpB, translating into MSDKSEGIKIVSDNRQARYLYEILETYEAGVELKGTEVKAIREGRSNLRDGYVLIRNGEAWLLNVHVSPHSTTSQYFNHEPLRTRKLLLHKEEIRKLIGKVEQKGLTLVPLKMYLKKGLVKVTVGLGKGKKLHDKREDVKKRDDKREMERAMKNF; encoded by the coding sequence ATGAGTGACAAAAGCGAAGGTATCAAAATCGTTAGCGATAATCGCCAAGCCCGTTATCTCTACGAAATCCTAGAGACTTACGAGGCTGGAGTTGAGCTGAAGGGGACAGAAGTCAAGGCCATTCGCGAGGGCAGGTCTAACTTGCGAGATGGATACGTCTTGATTCGCAATGGCGAGGCGTGGCTGCTCAATGTCCACGTTTCACCTCACTCAACTACTAGCCAGTATTTTAACCATGAGCCGCTTCGCACGCGCAAGCTGCTGCTGCACAAAGAGGAAATCCGCAAGCTGATTGGCAAGGTGGAACAGAAGGGTTTAACCTTAGTGCCTTTAAAAATGTATTTGAAGAAGGGTTTGGTTAAAGTTACTGTCGGTCTTGGCAAAGGTAAAAAGCTGCACGATAAGCGGGAAGATGTGAAGAAACGGGATGATAAGCGCGAGATGGAACGCGCTATGAAGAATTTTTAA
- a CDS encoding Uma2 family endonuclease — MTYAPSKLLTFEDFLAQYRDNPCYELADGELLDMEPTGPHETVGGKLATKIGIAITNAQLPWFIPRNCLIRPFADAITARRPDIVVLDETVLLSEPLWEQEPIITLGRSIELVVEVVSTNWETDYARKVEEYALLGIPEYWIVDYRGLGGVAFIGRPKQPTFTVCQLIGDDYFQQQYRLGEAIVSSILPNLQLRLDDILPR; from the coding sequence ATGACTTATGCACCATCAAAACTTCTCACCTTCGAGGATTTTCTTGCCCAATACCGCGACAATCCCTGCTACGAACTGGCTGACGGAGAACTACTGGATATGGAGCCCACAGGTCCCCACGAAACCGTCGGCGGCAAACTAGCGACCAAAATCGGCATTGCCATTACAAACGCGCAACTCCCCTGGTTTATTCCCCGAAATTGCCTGATTCGCCCCTTCGCTGATGCCATCACCGCCCGCAGACCTGATATTGTTGTCCTTGATGAAACTGTTCTCCTCAGCGAACCCCTTTGGGAACAGGAACCCATCATCACCCTGGGTCGATCGATCGAACTCGTGGTCGAGGTCGTTAGCACCAACTGGGAAACCGATTACGCACGTAAAGTTGAAGAATACGCCCTCTTAGGAATCCCGGAATACTGGATTGTCGATTATCGAGGACTTGGCGGAGTCGCTTTCATCGGTAGACCCAAACAGCCCACCTTCACGGTCTGTCAGTTGATTGGTGATGACTATTTCCAGCAGCAGTACCGCCTTGGTGAGGCGATCGTTTCTAGCATCTTGCCGAACCTGCAACTTCGACTTGATGACATCCTACCCCGTTGA
- a CDS encoding IctB family putative bicarbonate transporter has translation MNAVWQQFTLSNLPLYRWRSASYLYRLVGLLQAWRQSSWLMQWGETLGALSISLVFALAPFVSNDLIGVLLIAVAVFWVLLTLSDEVGAEGQRGACAEGQRGRGAEEREELAIPNSQFSIPKFTPIHLLVLLYWGISVVATALSPVKAAALTGLVKLTLYLLLFALMARVLRSPRVRSWLIALYLHIALIVSVYGLRQWFFGATALATWVDPESPLAKTTRVYSYLGNPNLLAAYLLPAIALSLAAVFAWRGFLPKALAATMFVVNSACLILTFSRGGWIGFVVLLFVFLILLVYWLSIHLPRFWRVWSLPLLLGSLAGILVLGILFVDPLRDRVFSMFAGRGDSSNNFRINVWAAVKDMIGDRPILGIGPGNNAFNKIYPLYMRPRFSALSAYSIWLEVPVETGFIGLCCFLWLLVVTFNQGWLQLLRLRELGSKDGFWLMGAIAALSALLAHGTVDTVLYRPEVNTLWWMMIALIASYYTIYQPFPTENLPPQDQLQE, from the coding sequence ATGAACGCTGTTTGGCAACAATTTACCCTGTCTAATCTGCCGCTGTATCGATGGCGCAGTGCTAGTTATTTGTACCGTTTGGTAGGTCTGCTGCAAGCTTGGCGACAAAGTAGCTGGTTGATGCAGTGGGGAGAGACTTTAGGGGCGTTGTCGATAAGCCTGGTGTTTGCTCTGGCTCCCTTTGTGTCTAACGATCTGATCGGGGTGTTGTTGATTGCCGTAGCGGTCTTTTGGGTGCTGCTGACCCTATCAGATGAAGTTGGGGCAGAGGGGCAGAGGGGCGCTTGTGCAGAGGGGCAGAGGGGCAGAGGGGCAGAGGAGAGAGAAGAATTAGCAATTCCGAATTCCCAATTCTCGATTCCCAAATTTACGCCGATTCATTTGCTGGTATTGCTTTATTGGGGCATTTCTGTGGTGGCGACGGCTTTGTCGCCAGTGAAGGCGGCGGCGTTGACGGGATTGGTGAAGCTAACGCTTTATCTGCTGCTGTTTGCGCTGATGGCAAGGGTTTTGCGATCGCCTCGCGTGCGTTCTTGGTTAATTGCTCTGTACTTACATATAGCATTAATTGTCAGCGTTTACGGTCTGCGACAGTGGTTTTTTGGGGCAACGGCGCTGGCAACTTGGGTCGATCCAGAATCTCCTTTAGCTAAAACTACGCGAGTTTATAGCTATCTGGGAAATCCGAATTTACTTGCTGCGTATCTGCTGCCTGCGATCGCTTTAAGTTTAGCAGCTGTTTTTGCTTGGCGTGGCTTTCTTCCCAAAGCTTTGGCCGCAACGATGTTTGTCGTAAATTCAGCTTGTTTGATTCTAACTTTCAGTCGCGGCGGTTGGATTGGGTTTGTCGTTCTGTTGTTCGTCTTTTTGATATTGTTGGTTTATTGGTTGAGTATCCATTTACCTCGTTTTTGGAGGGTATGGTCGCTGCCGCTACTACTCGGAAGTTTGGCTGGGATATTGGTTTTGGGCATTCTGTTTGTAGACCCGTTGCGCGATCGCGTTTTTAGTATGTTTGCGGGTCGCGGGGATAGCAGCAATAACTTCCGCATCAATGTCTGGGCAGCTGTGAAAGATATGATTGGCGATCGGCCCATACTCGGCATTGGCCCCGGCAACAACGCCTTTAACAAAATTTATCCTCTCTATATGCGTCCCCGTTTCAGCGCTTTGAGTGCTTATTCTATTTGGCTGGAAGTTCCGGTGGAAACTGGGTTCATTGGATTATGTTGTTTCCTCTGGCTATTAGTGGTGACGTTTAACCAAGGTTGGCTGCAACTGCTGCGTCTGCGAGAATTAGGTAGCAAAGACGGATTTTGGTTGATGGGTGCGATCGCAGCTCTCTCAGCTCTGCTAGCTCACGGTACAGTAGATACAGTTCTCTATCGTCCCGAAGTCAATACCCTCTGGTGGATGATGATAGCTTTGATAGCTAGTTATTACACTATTTATCAACCTTTTCCGACTGAAAATTTGCCTCCACAAGACCAACTTCAGGAATAA